One Deinococcus betulae genomic window carries:
- a CDS encoding FGGY-family carbohydrate kinase, producing MSAPDLLIGVDVGTYSSKGVLVTLEGEVLRQATRPHGIQVPQHGHVEQDADAVWWADTASILRELTAGVTERVAGVACSAIGPTVLPLDAAGRPLRPGILYGVDTRAQAQIDALNAELGPDAILAHSHMALTSQATGPKIRWLREQEPEVWAQTRTLTTASAYLVYRLTGQHVLDHHTGAHAMPLYDPRTRAWTDTYADAVLGDRKLDRLPRLAWSDERAGHVSAGAAAETGLRPGTAVAVGTVDALAEGLSVGAVQPGDLMVMYGSSTFFILTQTAPTPDPRVWSVGGAFAGQVNLAAGMSTTGSLTRWLADETARELPTDEAYAELFAQAAALPPGADGLLLLPYFSGERTPINDPQARGVLAGLTLSHTRAHLFRAALEGVGYGIRHNLEALRDLGADVRRLVAVGGGTRGRTWLQLVSDITGQPQEVPQVTVGASYGDAFLAGLAAGVLTRGDLDRWVKPGEPVVPNPVVKPEYDRLYALYRELYTQTKSVVHGLGQKG from the coding sequence ATGTCGGCGCCTGACCTGCTGATCGGGGTGGATGTCGGCACCTATTCCAGTAAGGGCGTTCTGGTGACGCTGGAGGGCGAAGTCTTGCGCCAGGCCACGCGGCCTCACGGCATCCAGGTGCCGCAGCACGGCCACGTTGAGCAGGACGCCGACGCGGTCTGGTGGGCCGATACGGCCAGCATTCTGCGCGAGTTGACGGCGGGCGTCACGGAGCGGGTCGCTGGCGTGGCCTGCAGCGCTATTGGCCCGACGGTGCTGCCGCTGGACGCAGCGGGGCGGCCTCTGCGGCCCGGCATCCTGTACGGCGTAGACACCCGTGCCCAGGCGCAAATTGACGCCCTGAACGCCGAACTGGGACCGGACGCCATCCTGGCCCACAGCCACATGGCCCTGACCAGTCAGGCCACCGGGCCCAAGATTCGCTGGCTGCGCGAGCAGGAGCCGGAGGTCTGGGCCCAGACGCGCACGCTGACGACCGCCAGTGCGTATCTGGTGTACCGCCTGACCGGGCAGCACGTTCTAGACCACCACACCGGGGCCCACGCCATGCCGCTGTACGACCCACGCACGCGGGCCTGGACAGACACCTACGCGGACGCTGTGCTGGGCGACCGGAAGCTGGACCGACTGCCGCGCCTCGCCTGGAGTGACGAACGGGCCGGGCATGTGAGCGCTGGGGCCGCTGCCGAAACGGGCCTGCGCCCCGGCACCGCGGTTGCTGTGGGCACGGTGGACGCGCTGGCCGAGGGCCTGAGCGTGGGCGCGGTTCAGCCCGGCGACCTGATGGTCATGTACGGATCGAGCACCTTTTTCATTCTGACCCAGACAGCTCCCACCCCCGACCCGCGCGTGTGGTCGGTGGGCGGCGCCTTTGCGGGGCAGGTCAATCTGGCCGCGGGCATGAGCACCACCGGGAGCCTCACCCGCTGGCTGGCCGACGAAACAGCCCGCGAACTGCCCACAGACGAGGCCTACGCCGAGCTGTTTGCCCAGGCCGCGGCTCTGCCGCCGGGCGCCGACGGCCTGCTGCTACTGCCGTATTTCAGTGGCGAACGCACGCCGATCAACGACCCGCAGGCGCGCGGCGTGCTGGCGGGCCTCACCCTCTCGCACACCCGCGCCCACCTGTTCCGCGCGGCGCTGGAGGGCGTGGGCTACGGCATCCGGCACAATCTTGAAGCCCTGCGCGACCTGGGCGCCGATGTGCGCCGCTTGGTGGCAGTGGGTGGAGGCACCAGGGGCCGGACCTGGCTGCAACTCGTCTCCGACATTACGGGTCAGCCACAGGAGGTGCCGCAGGTCACGGTGGGGGCCAGCTATGGCGACGCCTTCCTGGCGGGCCTGGCTGCGGGGGTGTTGACGCGTGGTGACCTTGACCGCTGGGTGAAACCTGGCGAGCCGGTGGTGCCCAACCCAGTGGTGAAGCCTGAATACGACCGCCTGTACGCCCTTTACCGCGAGTTGTACACGCAGACCAAAAGCGTGGTGCACGGGCTGGGGCAGAAAGGCTGA
- a CDS encoding alpha/beta hydrolase family protein, with amino-acid sequence MNPTLALTLALALCTAWSEASGAVRSQPLTLNFGGTPSGAELLQPDDGKAAPLVLLIQGTGPEDRNGSFLTPGGMVQGSMGDLAQALARQGFAVMRYDKRHAAQALNPATFQAAQEGYARLRMTDLLGDARTALQVALKQPGINGGQVFVYGWSEGSVVAAALAQEIGAQGLIVQGPVVDSFAATFANQFSTVGLAYLTPYAREGLIDLGGVLKALMGPGSALAKTQAALLLDRTSTPAQPKLATLLDSNQDGQLDLKREVEPQLLGFYEAFMAASPMYAPETTLPTLGTLAPKLRMPLLIVQGEHDGNVSAHFARQLNEALRVAQGRPTLKLYPGLGHSLGPASGITQDNFAPMALEPMNDIATWLKAQLR; translated from the coding sequence ATGAACCCCACCCTGGCCTTGACCCTGGCACTCGCTCTCTGCACGGCGTGGTCGGAGGCTTCAGGCGCTGTCCGTTCACAACCCCTCACACTCAATTTCGGGGGGACGCCCAGCGGCGCCGAACTGCTCCAACCTGATGACGGCAAGGCCGCGCCCCTGGTCCTGCTGATTCAGGGCACAGGCCCTGAAGACCGCAACGGGAGTTTCCTGACGCCGGGCGGAATGGTGCAGGGGTCAATGGGCGACCTGGCGCAGGCCCTGGCACGTCAGGGGTTTGCGGTCATGCGCTACGACAAGCGTCACGCCGCGCAGGCCCTCAACCCAGCCACCTTTCAGGCTGCCCAGGAGGGTTACGCCCGCCTCCGAATGACCGATCTTCTGGGCGATGCCCGCACCGCCTTGCAAGTGGCCCTGAAGCAGCCGGGAATTAACGGCGGGCAGGTGTTCGTGTACGGCTGGAGCGAAGGCAGCGTGGTGGCGGCTGCGCTCGCCCAGGAAATTGGCGCCCAGGGCCTGATTGTTCAGGGCCCAGTGGTTGACAGCTTTGCGGCCACGTTTGCCAACCAGTTCAGCACGGTCGGTCTGGCGTACCTCACCCCCTATGCGCGAGAGGGCCTCATTGATCTGGGTGGTGTGTTAAAGGCCCTGATGGGACCTGGCAGCGCCCTGGCCAAGACACAGGCCGCCCTCCTGCTGGACCGGACAAGCACCCCGGCGCAGCCCAAACTGGCGACCCTGCTGGACTCGAATCAAGATGGCCAGTTGGACCTGAAGCGGGAGGTCGAACCGCAACTTCTGGGCTTCTATGAGGCTTTTATGGCGGCGTCCCCGATGTATGCCCCTGAGACGACATTGCCGACCTTGGGCACTCTGGCCCCCAAACTCCGGATGCCTCTTCTGATCGTGCAGGGTGAACACGACGGCAATGTGAGTGCCCACTTTGCACGGCAGCTGAACGAGGCCCTTCGGGTGGCCCAGGGTCGGCCGACGCTCAAACTGTACCCAGGCCTGGGCCACAGTCTGGGCCCAGCCTCCGGAATCACCCAGGACAATTTTGCTCCGATGGCCCTGGAGCCCATGAACGACATCGCCACTTGGCTCAAAGCGCAGCTGCGCTAA
- a CDS encoding MBL fold metallo-hydrolase encodes MVQPFIQPTPIAPLASDGFSVILLGTGTPRAYPGAAKPAVAVAVGGQVLLFDCGSDTTRQLIASGLMPQRVRDVFFTHHHYDHNAGFPDLFISSWRTHVGVIEGRAQAMRVYGPSRTREIIGAFHAALAYDIDLRIAYNKSEAAGAHVEYTECNAGVAFDEGGVRVTAFEVDHRPVEPALGYLIEFGGRRVVISGDTRPMPSTVRHAQQADLLIHDAYQAQWLAEIAQAHPAQAVQVTNPAKYHTTTLEAAQVAQDAQVKHLVLTHHIPVPLATPEAEAAYTAGMADIYAGPITVGRDLMRFDLPL; translated from the coding sequence ATGGTTCAGCCGTTCATTCAGCCCACCCCCATCGCGCCCCTGGCATCCGACGGCTTCAGCGTCATTCTGCTGGGCACCGGCACGCCACGTGCCTACCCAGGCGCCGCCAAACCTGCGGTGGCTGTTGCCGTCGGCGGCCAGGTGCTGCTTTTTGACTGCGGCAGCGATACGACCCGGCAGCTGATCGCCTCTGGCCTCATGCCGCAGCGGGTGCGGGACGTGTTTTTTACCCACCACCACTACGACCACAACGCTGGTTTTCCAGATCTCTTCATCAGCAGCTGGCGTACACATGTGGGCGTTATCGAGGGGCGCGCCCAGGCCATGCGGGTCTATGGACCCAGCCGGACCCGTGAGATCATCGGGGCCTTCCACGCCGCTCTCGCCTACGATATTGACCTCCGCATCGCGTACAACAAGTCCGAGGCGGCTGGCGCCCACGTGGAGTACACCGAATGCAATGCCGGCGTGGCATTTGATGAGGGGGGGGTTCGCGTGACCGCCTTTGAAGTTGACCACCGGCCGGTTGAACCTGCGCTCGGCTATCTCATTGAGTTTGGCGGTCGCCGGGTCGTGATTAGTGGAGATACTCGTCCAATGCCAAGTACCGTGCGCCACGCGCAGCAGGCAGACCTGCTGATCCACGACGCCTATCAGGCCCAGTGGCTGGCCGAGATCGCCCAGGCCCATCCGGCGCAGGCGGTGCAGGTCACCAATCCGGCCAAGTACCACACGACCACGCTGGAGGCGGCGCAGGTGGCCCAAGACGCTCAGGTCAAGCATCTCGTGCTGACGCACCACATTCCGGTGCCGCTGGCGACGCCGGAAGCGGAGGCCGCCTATACGGCGGGAATGGCTGACATCTATGCTGGGCCGATCACGGTGGGCCGTGACTTGATGCGCTTTGATCTGCCCCTCTAG
- a CDS encoding NAD(P)-dependent alcohol dehydrogenase codes for MSAGEVLASRTAVLSGPRTLGWTTRSVPAPGPREVRVRVRRIGVCGSDVHYYAHGRIGPFVVDGPLVLGHEVSGVVDAVGAGVTRVRPGDRVALEPGVPCRRCTYCQSGAYNLCPEMTFMATPPVDGALSEYVVWPDDYVYPVPETVSLDAAALLEPLAVGLWAARKGEVRPGSSVAVLGAGPIGCTTIMAAKAAGATTIIAVDLEDFRLDLARQVGATHTVNARREDALTLIRELGAARDHLPLSHGGVDIAFETAGSLPTTRLTLAAPKPGGVAVLVGLPPDPEVSLDIVSAASREVTLRGVFRYAGCYPAAVALAASGAVQLDALVTHRYAFEQTPEAFAFADQEKRASMKVMIDVGA; via the coding sequence ATGTCTGCTGGTGAGGTTCTTGCCTCGCGTACGGCAGTCCTGAGCGGCCCCCGCACGCTGGGCTGGACCACCCGCTCGGTGCCGGCCCCCGGTCCGCGTGAGGTGCGGGTGCGGGTCCGCCGCATTGGGGTGTGCGGCAGCGACGTGCATTACTACGCGCATGGGCGCATCGGGCCGTTCGTGGTGGACGGCCCGCTGGTCCTGGGCCATGAGGTCAGCGGAGTGGTGGACGCTGTGGGCGCAGGCGTCACCCGTGTCCGCCCCGGCGACCGCGTGGCGCTGGAACCCGGCGTGCCCTGCCGCCGCTGCACCTACTGTCAGAGCGGCGCCTACAACCTCTGCCCCGAGATGACCTTCATGGCGACCCCCCCAGTGGACGGGGCGCTCAGCGAATACGTCGTGTGGCCCGACGACTACGTGTATCCCGTGCCCGAGACGGTGTCGCTGGACGCCGCCGCGCTGTTGGAACCCCTGGCCGTGGGCCTGTGGGCCGCGCGCAAGGGCGAGGTCCGGCCCGGTTCCTCGGTGGCGGTGCTGGGTGCCGGGCCCATCGGGTGCACAACGATTATGGCGGCCAAGGCGGCCGGCGCGACGACCATCATCGCCGTGGACCTGGAGGACTTCCGGCTCGACCTGGCCCGGCAGGTGGGGGCCACCCACACCGTCAATGCGCGGCGCGAGGACGCCCTGACCCTTATCCGTGAGCTGGGCGCGGCGCGCGACCACCTGCCCCTGTCTCACGGTGGGGTGGACATCGCGTTCGAGACCGCCGGGAGCCTGCCCACCACCCGCCTCACCCTGGCGGCCCCCAAACCGGGCGGCGTGGCCGTGCTGGTGGGCCTGCCCCCTGACCCGGAAGTGAGCCTGGATATCGTCTCGGCCGCCAGCCGCGAGGTGACGCTGCGCGGTGTCTTCCGCTACGCCGGCTGCTACCCAGCGGCGGTGGCACTGGCGGCCAGCGGCGCCGTCCAGTTGGACGCGCTGGTCACTCACCGCTACGCCTTTGAGCAGACCCCCGAAGCTTTCGCGTTTGCCGATCAGGAGAAGCGCGCCAGCATGAAAGTGATGATTGATGTCGGCGCCTGA
- a CDS encoding PAS domain S-box protein, with protein MSADAQRQTEAARLLALKSYQILDTPPEAVYDRAVRLASAFFQAPMALVSLVDAERQWFKACYGLDFRETSRSVSFCAHALEQDGILVVPDARQDPRFVDNPLVTGELHIRFYAGAPLVTPDGQKLGTLCILDQKPRAPLTPDECQMLQHLADSVVSELELRRTLARLTHQEAVHAAVLNSSLDAVIVMDEHGKVTEWNPAAERLFGYRREELIGQELAAHIIPPEWRDAHQRGLAHYLRTGEGPVLGRRLHLTALRRTGETFPCELAITALDLPNERLFTASLRDLTDVEAAQSAIESSNRLLRAVVDTVPEAIFVKDQARRYTMINEAGAAQIGRLVEDILGRTDDELFGAEVASASRLRDEQVLEQAQGITYEVTDQLPDGARRTFWSSKLPAWGPDGTLTGLIGVAIDITERKVSETTIQEHNTLLRSRVEAAQVEVLERLARAAEYRDDDTGEHMTRVGETAAGIAAQLGLSPEEVQLLRRAAPMHDVGKIGVSDSILLKPGRLTPDEFEVVKTHCLIGSNILSGGQSPLVVLAEEIARTHHERWDGSGYPAGLCGEQIPISGRIVAVADVLDALMSERPYKRAWSQAAALAEIQTQAGQHFDPQVVRALEHVLHESGPPLTDPAEEAAVTKTMH; from the coding sequence ATGAGTGCAGACGCCCAGCGACAGACTGAGGCGGCGCGCCTCCTGGCTCTGAAGTCCTATCAGATTCTTGATACGCCCCCGGAAGCGGTCTATGACCGCGCCGTTCGTCTGGCGAGTGCCTTTTTTCAGGCGCCCATGGCCCTCGTGTCACTCGTTGACGCTGAGCGACAATGGTTCAAAGCCTGTTACGGGCTGGACTTTCGGGAGACGTCCCGTTCGGTTTCATTCTGTGCGCATGCCCTGGAACAGGACGGGATACTCGTTGTTCCAGATGCCCGGCAAGACCCGCGTTTCGTGGACAATCCGCTGGTCACAGGTGAGCTGCACATCCGCTTTTACGCGGGGGCGCCTCTGGTCACACCAGACGGCCAGAAGCTGGGCACCCTGTGTATCCTTGACCAGAAACCCCGCGCGCCATTGACACCAGATGAGTGTCAGATGCTGCAGCACCTGGCCGATAGTGTCGTCAGCGAGTTAGAACTGCGGCGCACGCTGGCGCGGCTGACCCACCAGGAAGCGGTCCACGCGGCGGTGCTCAACTCCTCACTTGACGCCGTCATTGTCATGGACGAACACGGAAAGGTCACGGAGTGGAATCCGGCGGCAGAGCGTCTATTTGGCTACCGCCGTGAAGAGCTGATTGGCCAGGAGTTGGCGGCCCACATCATTCCCCCCGAATGGCGAGACGCACATCAGCGTGGCCTGGCCCACTACCTGAGAACGGGCGAAGGACCTGTCCTGGGCCGGCGCCTGCACTTGACCGCCCTGCGGCGCACGGGAGAGACTTTTCCCTGCGAGCTGGCCATCACGGCGCTGGACTTGCCCAATGAACGGCTGTTCACGGCGTCCCTGCGCGATCTCACGGATGTGGAGGCCGCCCAGAGCGCCATTGAAAGCAGCAACCGCCTGCTCCGGGCTGTGGTTGACACGGTTCCAGAGGCCATTTTCGTTAAAGATCAGGCGCGGCGTTACACCATGATTAATGAGGCAGGTGCAGCGCAAATTGGCCGCCTGGTAGAGGACATTCTGGGACGGACAGATGATGAGCTGTTTGGCGCAGAGGTCGCAAGTGCTTCGCGCCTCCGAGATGAACAGGTTCTTGAGCAGGCCCAGGGCATCACTTACGAAGTCACGGACCAGTTGCCTGATGGGGCGCGCCGGACGTTCTGGTCCTCCAAGCTTCCAGCGTGGGGGCCCGATGGCACGCTGACGGGGCTGATTGGCGTGGCCATCGACATTACCGAGCGCAAGGTATCGGAAACGACGATTCAAGAGCACAACACGCTGCTTAGAAGTCGAGTCGAAGCGGCGCAGGTGGAGGTACTAGAACGGCTGGCCCGGGCCGCAGAATACCGGGACGATGACACGGGGGAACACATGACGCGGGTGGGAGAAACTGCCGCTGGGATAGCAGCCCAGTTGGGCTTGTCGCCCGAGGAAGTGCAGTTACTCCGGCGAGCCGCACCGATGCACGATGTCGGGAAGATCGGGGTTTCAGACAGTATTTTACTCAAACCCGGCCGCCTCACGCCCGACGAGTTTGAGGTCGTCAAAACTCACTGCCTGATAGGCTCCAATATCTTGTCTGGAGGTCAGAGTCCGTTGGTGGTCCTGGCAGAAGAAATTGCCCGGACGCATCATGAGCGGTGGGACGGCAGCGGCTATCCGGCGGGTCTGTGCGGCGAGCAGATTCCCATCAGTGGACGCATCGTGGCCGTGGCCGATGTGCTCGACGCCCTGATGAGCGAGCGGCCCTACAAGCGGGCGTGGTCTCAGGCGGCGGCCCTGGCTGAGATTCAAACGCAGGCCGGTCAGCACTTTGATCCGCAGGTGGTCAGGGCCTTGGAACACGTCCTGCATGAAAGCGGGCCGCCGCTGACTGACCCTGCCGAAGAGGCGGCAGTGACCAAGACGATGCATTAA
- a CDS encoding S1 family serine peptidase — translation MTDEPVRGQKTAALTPQVIGGTPSATGARPYQVALLSGGRQFCGGTLISDQWVLTAAHCVSGTSVTSISVRAGSLSATSGGQLKTVASGRVHPSYTDVTRGYDVAVLRVASPFTLGSTVSPAALPTPAFAASAAAVGTIQTISGWGMTVGGNSGSASTVLREANLPVISNGSCGSQLGQTIPNGMICGDKNSQGQTGCHGDSGGPFASVRNGKYFVFGVVSWGTPSVCNKATAFARVSEYQPWITTNTGVQPQGDSTTPPPNSKTYTGSVGQGASSYQPGTAGFTFGGGAISGALTGPSGTDFDLYLQKLSGSSWADVAASEGSTSTENLNYTAASGTYRWQVYGYSGSGSYTLTETK, via the coding sequence GTGACTGATGAGCCTGTTCGCGGTCAGAAAACCGCTGCGCTCACGCCGCAAGTCATCGGTGGAACGCCGAGTGCCACGGGCGCCCGGCCCTATCAAGTGGCGCTCCTGTCGGGTGGCCGGCAATTCTGTGGCGGCACGCTCATCAGCGACCAATGGGTCCTGACCGCCGCGCACTGCGTGTCCGGAACCTCTGTGACCAGCATCAGTGTGCGGGCCGGCAGCCTTTCAGCGACCTCGGGTGGACAACTGAAGACTGTTGCCAGTGGCCGCGTGCACCCCAGCTATACGGACGTGACCCGTGGCTATGACGTGGCGGTCCTACGCGTCGCCTCGCCCTTCACCCTCGGCAGCACAGTCAGTCCTGCGGCCCTTCCAACCCCGGCCTTTGCGGCGTCGGCCGCTGCGGTGGGCACGATTCAGACGATCAGCGGCTGGGGCATGACTGTGGGAGGCAACTCAGGCAGCGCCTCGACAGTCCTGCGCGAAGCCAACCTGCCGGTCATCAGCAACGGCAGTTGCGGCAGTCAGTTGGGGCAGACGATTCCAAACGGCATGATTTGTGGCGACAAAAACTCACAGGGTCAAACCGGCTGCCACGGAGACAGCGGCGGCCCCTTCGCCAGCGTCCGGAACGGGAAGTACTTCGTCTTTGGCGTCGTGAGCTGGGGCACGCCCAGTGTTTGCAACAAGGCCACAGCGTTTGCGCGCGTAAGCGAGTATCAGCCCTGGATCACCACCAACACCGGCGTGCAGCCTCAGGGCGACAGCACCACGCCGCCGCCGAACAGCAAGACCTACACCGGCAGCGTGGGCCAGGGCGCATCCAGTTACCAGCCGGGCACCGCTGGCTTCACCTTTGGCGGCGGGGCGATTTCAGGGGCGCTGACGGGGCCCTCGGGAACGGATTTCGACCTGTACCTGCAAAAGCTGTCGGGCAGCAGCTGGGCAGATGTGGCAGCCAGTGAAGGCAGCACCAGCACAGAGAACCTCAACTATACGGCAGCCAGTGGCACATACCGCTGGCAGGTGTACGGCTACAGCGGCTCCGGCAGCTACACCCTCACGGAAACCAAGTAA
- a CDS encoding MATE family efflux transporter, protein MLTPPLPQATLSWRAETATLLRLAAPVIVSQFSVNALGLIGTAVIGRLGARELAAAAYGNAAYYLGFIVLLGVMLSVAPRVAAAHGAGDPAGVARAARAGLWLAGGLAAAFVPVALLAAELLVRTAPAGLDGSLAATYLRLYALGMPATLAFAALRGALEGTGQPRPVTAVALVSVALAAVLGPALAFSWGPLPALGVPGAALGTVAAHWLNAAGLVWVARRRLPQLPVPPQEVRAELGRLARLGWPIGLTLGAEGALFTISSLMMARFGPQILAAHNVALQVITAVFMVPLGLATAASIRVGHHFGAGYPQAARRAGLLGAGLAVTVMLVVSALYILTPGVVIGVFVNVADPNNAGLVATAASFLLIAALFQAFDGLQVTANAALRGLQDTRWPLLISLLAYWPVGLGGGSLLAFGLGLGPRGLWFGLTAGLFLAGGLLLWRFLRRTGPGRAKAPV, encoded by the coding sequence GTGCTGACTCCTCCGCTGCCCCAAGCCACTCTGTCCTGGCGGGCCGAGACCGCCACGCTGCTGCGGCTGGCAGCGCCGGTGATCGTTTCGCAGTTCAGCGTGAATGCCCTGGGCCTGATTGGCACAGCGGTGATTGGCCGGCTGGGCGCTCGAGAATTAGCGGCAGCAGCCTACGGAAACGCCGCGTATTACCTTGGATTCATTGTGCTGCTGGGCGTCATGCTGTCGGTGGCGCCGCGTGTGGCGGCCGCACACGGCGCAGGCGACCCGGCGGGCGTGGCGCGCGCGGCCCGAGCAGGTCTGTGGCTGGCCGGAGGGCTGGCCGCAGCCTTTGTGCCGGTGGCCCTTCTGGCGGCAGAACTGCTGGTCCGCACGGCGCCAGCTGGGCTGGACGGCTCGCTGGCCGCTACTTACCTGCGCCTGTACGCGCTGGGCATGCCCGCCACCCTGGCGTTTGCCGCGCTGCGCGGCGCCCTGGAAGGCACCGGCCAGCCACGGCCTGTGACTGCCGTGGCCCTGGTCAGCGTGGCGCTGGCGGCGGTGCTGGGCCCAGCCCTGGCGTTCAGCTGGGGGCCGCTGCCTGCGCTGGGCGTGCCAGGCGCTGCTCTGGGGACAGTGGCGGCCCACTGGCTCAATGCGGCAGGCCTGGTCTGGGTGGCCCGGCGCCGCTTGCCCCAGCTGCCGGTGCCGCCCCAGGAGGTCCGTGCTGAACTGGGTCGCCTGGCCCGGCTGGGGTGGCCTATTGGCCTAACCCTGGGCGCCGAGGGTGCGCTGTTTACCATCTCCTCGCTGATGATGGCGCGGTTTGGGCCGCAGATACTGGCGGCGCACAACGTTGCCTTGCAGGTGATCACCGCTGTCTTCATGGTGCCGCTGGGGCTGGCCACCGCCGCCAGCATTCGCGTGGGTCACCACTTTGGGGCCGGGTATCCCCAGGCCGCGCGGCGGGCCGGGCTGTTGGGCGCCGGCCTGGCCGTGACGGTGATGCTGGTTGTCAGTGCGCTGTATATCCTGACGCCAGGGGTCGTCATTGGTGTGTTTGTCAATGTGGCTGACCCCAACAACGCCGGTCTGGTCGCCACGGCCGCCAGCTTTCTGCTGATCGCCGCTCTGTTTCAGGCGTTTGATGGCCTACAAGTCACGGCCAACGCGGCGCTACGCGGACTGCAAGACACCCGCTGGCCGCTGCTGATCTCGCTGCTGGCGTACTGGCCGGTGGGGCTGGGCGGCGGGTCGCTGCTGGCGTTTGGCCTGGGGCTGGGCCCGCGCGGGTTGTGGTTTGGCCTGACGGCGGGGCTGTTCCTGGCCGGTGGGCTGCTGCTGTGGCGTTTCCTGCGGCGCACGGGACCAGGGCGGGCAAAGGCGCCTGTTTAA
- a CDS encoding histidine kinase N-terminal 7TM domain-containing diguanylate cyclase, with the protein MTTYTLTSATLLPLLALSGTLLMAGSILHRLGQPLQRAFLAVLLGICVWLIGDILSLTASDAQDRWRWGLVQFLGILTIPVAWLALVLRYLRPLPEPLPLSRLLPLLVVPYLALVLLWTNEQHSLIWRFPPGTVPTWGQVERMPLYWLLIVAYPNVLLVWGAWRLLSTWRSGQRSDRAQSLVMLLTVLVPNAVNTAFLLGIPVLPGGVAPAPVFFALCLLPVAWSMRRYGLLRVAPLAHRQVVEQLTDAVFVLDAHNRILDINERALRLAGRPAPELRGAQIGDVFQSWPQMVEGRTAEWRPGREVWELRLSTVRNAWGNTLGQAVVARDVTTRAQEHALAQRLAHEDTLTGLANRRAFETDLVRETARAQRHGLTLAVVMIDLDGLKAVNDRQGHAHGDALLSAFGRALPGAFRPEDRAYRLGGDEFALLLAHSAAEGEPAVHERVASIVRDVQARGFPELGASVGAAYFPHEGVGEALLGLADERMYAQKARRRAG; encoded by the coding sequence ATGACGACCTACACCCTGACCTCTGCCACGCTGCTGCCGCTGCTGGCGTTGTCAGGTACTCTCCTGATGGCTGGGAGCATTCTGCACCGCCTGGGACAGCCTCTTCAGCGGGCGTTCCTGGCGGTTCTTCTGGGGATTTGTGTGTGGCTGATTGGCGACATTCTGTCCCTTACGGCCAGTGACGCGCAGGACCGGTGGCGGTGGGGCCTGGTGCAGTTCCTGGGCATTCTGACCATTCCTGTCGCGTGGCTGGCCCTGGTCCTGCGCTACTTGCGGCCACTTCCTGAACCTCTGCCCCTCTCGCGGCTCCTGCCCCTGCTGGTGGTGCCCTACCTGGCCCTCGTGCTGCTCTGGACCAATGAGCAGCACAGTCTGATCTGGCGCTTCCCGCCAGGCACGGTCCCCACCTGGGGCCAGGTCGAGCGCATGCCGCTGTACTGGCTCCTGATCGTGGCTTATCCCAACGTGCTACTGGTGTGGGGCGCCTGGCGGCTGCTCTCCACCTGGCGCTCTGGGCAACGCTCTGACCGCGCCCAGAGCCTCGTGATGCTGTTGACCGTACTGGTGCCTAACGCGGTCAACACCGCTTTTCTCCTGGGCATTCCGGTTTTGCCTGGAGGCGTGGCGCCTGCACCGGTTTTTTTCGCGCTGTGTTTACTGCCTGTTGCCTGGAGCATGAGGCGCTACGGGCTGCTCCGAGTGGCGCCGCTCGCTCACCGTCAGGTCGTCGAACAGCTCACAGATGCGGTTTTCGTCCTGGATGCCCATAACCGGATTCTGGATATCAATGAGCGTGCCCTCCGGCTGGCTGGCCGCCCTGCTCCCGAACTGCGCGGCGCACAGATAGGTGACGTGTTTCAGAGTTGGCCACAGATGGTCGAGGGTCGCACCGCCGAGTGGCGCCCCGGCCGCGAGGTGTGGGAGTTGCGCCTGTCAACGGTACGCAACGCATGGGGCAACACCCTGGGGCAAGCCGTGGTGGCGCGTGACGTGACCACCCGCGCGCAAGAGCATGCCCTTGCACAGCGCCTGGCCCATGAGGACACACTGACCGGCCTGGCCAACCGCCGCGCCTTCGAAACGGATCTGGTTCGTGAAACGGCACGTGCCCAGCGTCATGGGCTGACACTGGCGGTCGTCATGATTGATTTGGACGGCCTGAAAGCCGTCAATGACCGTCAGGGCCATGCCCACGGCGACGCGCTCCTCTCGGCCTTTGGGCGCGCGCTGCCTGGGGCTTTCCGTCCCGAGGACCGCGCCTACCGCCTGGGAGGAGATGAATTTGCGCTGCTGCTGGCCCACAGCGCGGCGGAGGGCGAACCAGCCGTTCACGAGCGGGTCGCCAGTATCGTGCGAGATGTGCAGGCGCGGGGCTTTCCCGAGCTGGGGGCCAGTGTCGGAGCGGCGTATTTTCCGCATGAGGGTGTTGGTGAAGCGCTTCTGGGGCTTGCCGATGAACGTATGTACGCCCAGAAGGCGCGGCGGCGGGCAGGTTGA